From Chryseobacterium joostei, the proteins below share one genomic window:
- a CDS encoding ABC-three component system protein, translating to MGQNVENKDSQIQQQLNISSNEGAIYLTRQTRFSKRFEKLNKEVATDVRYDGIMESLKYYLTSRDGIDMPTKLKDGGFRDSEILEATRKKEKYAKKLELNKFFESAQWIDSQLFGKIKMDFETHILPLINNQTCKDDILKEVVKKVVEPVLDVINIEGENDEVLNYNAEDIFGMIYYLTGQCHLNWTNYDSI from the coding sequence ATGGGTCAGAATGTAGAAAATAAAGACAGCCAGATCCAGCAACAATTGAATATTTCGTCAAACGAGGGTGCAATTTACTTAACTAGGCAGACACGATTTTCAAAAAGATTCGAAAAGCTTAACAAAGAAGTTGCTACTGATGTAAGATATGATGGAATTATGGAATCGCTAAAATACTACCTTACTAGTCGGGATGGAATTGATATGCCTACAAAATTGAAAGATGGAGGCTTTAGAGATAGTGAGATACTTGAAGCTACTAGAAAAAAAGAAAAATACGCAAAAAAACTAGAGCTAAACAAGTTTTTTGAATCCGCACAATGGATTGACAGTCAGTTATTTGGAAAAATAAAAATGGATTTTGAAACCCATATCCTTCCTCTTATCAACAATCAAACCTGTAAAGATGATATTTTAAAAGAAGTTGTTAAAAAAGTTGTTGAACCTGTTTTAGATGTGATTAATATTGAAGGAGAAAATGATGAAGTTCTCAACTATAATGCTGAAGATATTTTTGGAATGATCTATTATTTAACTGGACAATGTCATTTAAATTGGACAAATTATGATAGTATATAA
- a CDS encoding TreTu family toxin produces the protein MKKILLIVFAIFVVFVQAQTKKQTATKQKTEKKWVNPVKLTKEERSRPYMDEVLKTRDSLTPQEAERRRKNIAVGNPFAKYGIYPKIATLSKGKYLEFHDMDSIVSIGSVRFNRKTKSITEFREIDLSDPDTQPYLDTAGRWISPDPLSEEFPSWSPYHIGYNNPISNIDPDGRAAFDWVHNRESNSIYWNSSATSQATAGANETYLGKSGTYTTQDGSTTALFANGTGQDNSLLGALGVMNNLDPLIQAGDSAPMMSAMAFGDPNAPTISGIPESRGKTEIQMLVAENPLVQSSALGLLTGGMGSLVRSIFTKAATQEMTTVGRWMSQSEYGTMSKTGQMVEGAGGQTFVTKAGADSFTAAAKGSVYAEFQVPANSLLQGGKEGWFKAIGPSAGKAMQGALQKQGGQLLPQVKNLSPILHAK, from the coding sequence ATGAAAAAAATATTATTAATTGTTTTTGCCATATTTGTAGTATTCGTACAGGCACAGACGAAGAAACAGACTGCCACAAAGCAAAAAACAGAAAAGAAATGGGTAAATCCTGTTAAACTGACAAAAGAAGAGCGTAGCCGTCCGTATATGGATGAGGTTTTGAAAACCCGAGATTCATTAACACCGCAGGAAGCAGAAAGACGTAGAAAGAATATTGCAGTTGGAAATCCTTTTGCGAAGTATGGAATTTATCCAAAAATTGCAACATTGAGCAAAGGTAAATATTTGGAATTTCACGATATGGATAGCATTGTGAGTATTGGTTCAGTAAGATTCAACAGAAAGACAAAATCTATCACAGAATTTAGGGAGATTGATTTGAGCGACCCCGATACACAACCATATTTAGATACGGCAGGTCGTTGGATTAGTCCAGACCCATTAAGTGAAGAGTTTCCGAGTTGGTCGCCATATCATATTGGTTACAATAATCCTATAAGTAATATTGATCCTGATGGAAGAGCAGCTTTTGACTGGGTACACAATAGAGAATCAAATAGTATTTATTGGAATTCGAGCGCTACAAGCCAAGCTACAGCTGGTGCTAATGAAACATATTTAGGAAAATCTGGAACATACACAACTCAAGACGGTTCTACAACAGCCTTATTTGCCAATGGTACAGGGCAAGATAATTCTTTATTGGGAGCTTTGGGAGTCATGAATAATTTAGACCCGTTAATTCAAGCAGGTGATTCTGCACCAATGATGAGTGCAATGGCTTTTGGAGATCCGAATGCTCCAACGATAAGTGGAATTCCCGAATCACGGGGAAAGACTGAAATTCAAATGTTAGTTGCTGAAAATCCATTGGTTCAAAGTTCTGCTTTAGGTTTACTTACAGGAGGAATGGGAAGTTTAGTACGAAGTATTTTTACTAAAGCAGCAACTCAAGAAATGACAACAGTAGGTCGGTGGATGTCACAATCAGAATATGGAACCATGTCGAAAACAGGTCAGATGGTTGAAGGTGCAGGAGGACAAACTTTTGTAACTAAAGCAGGTGCAGATTCGTTTACTGCTGCGGCTAAAGGTTCAGTATATGCTGAGTTTCAAGTTCCTGCAAATAGTCTCTTACAAGGAGGAAAAGAAGGCTGGTTCAAAGCAATTGGTCCAAGTGCTGGTAAAGCAATGCAAGGAGCTCTACAGAAGCAGGGAGGACAATTACTCCCACAAGTTAAAAATTTATCACCTATTTTACATGCTAAATAA
- a CDS encoding ABC-three component system middle component 5 has protein sequence MIVYNQAFDLYHTIFRILHFLNKFENGTKIEVERIRIWDFYLLFPSKIHEIKLRQTESDIRKLRKEFIKDSNNPYEKVYENRKVFEKIKPYQLAALNCIASYGIIDKSSINLQRVKILNKDILAEFVNNFDELTPKEKNVISLMTGHFNQISLFGENGLKSRTSLMESRYDA, from the coding sequence ATGATAGTATATAATCAAGCTTTTGATCTTTATCATACAATTTTTAGAATTCTCCATTTTTTAAACAAATTTGAAAATGGAACTAAAATAGAAGTAGAAAGAATTAGAATTTGGGATTTCTATTTATTATTCCCGAGCAAAATACACGAAATTAAACTGAGACAAACAGAATCAGATATTAGAAAACTTCGTAAAGAATTTATAAAGGATTCAAATAATCCTTATGAAAAGGTGTATGAGAACAGAAAAGTTTTTGAAAAAATAAAACCTTATCAACTTGCAGCCTTAAATTGTATTGCTTCTTACGGAATAATTGACAAATCATCCATTAACCTACAAAGAGTTAAAATATTAAATAAAGATATTTTAGCTGAATTTGTAAATAATTTTGATGAACTGACGCCCAAAGAAAAAAATGTCATCTCGTTGATGACAGGGCATTTCAATCAAATCTCTTTATTTGGTGAAAATGGACTAAAAAGTAGAACAAGTTTAATGGAAAGTAGATATGATGCGTAA
- a CDS encoding coiled-coil domain-containing protein, producing the protein MMRNNLFLLRLYIQTELGKVAYDERFHKGINIIRGDNSSGKSTITHFIFFVLGGAFGDFVPEARLCSFAIAEVEMNSVIFTVKRELIKDEDGKINTQAPMYFYWGTMEESFSPPEGKTWQKFGYRTTDNIRSFSNILFELLDLPNVKGDSNITFHQILRLLYIDQDSPTSSLFYYEHFDSQLTRETISDLLLGVYSEDLYENKKRLIIAEKEFESTKSEIKATSNFFTDALSLNPTHIETQIQNKEIEISSIQEEIIAIRTKEKEADYKEDTKLEFQKLNEESIIQRKIVSELESTINILNNEIQDSEFFIETLNKKIKALKNSINTREFLGHLPLEYCPECLSKIKPSNESACKLCKEPIDESFGVVQARRMEIEIGFQINESTKLLELNKRSLLELKSKYIAEIGKLQDLQKQVNDALKDVKSFSEETIDQLNSNKGFIEGEILQLRTMLENAEFYNQLLLKRASLQNEINFLKKYIFQTEAKQEKLKEEITNIVREEGVYLLNNDLDRQDEFKNASDFFIDYSNNLVFLSNKYSKYSASSNFYLKVSARFALFLASLRVPQMRYPRFIFADNMEDKGIEMKRAQNLQQLLIERLKDYDPSTYQMIYTTSYITEELENSDLVVGEYYSKLNPSLKNIPK; encoded by the coding sequence ATGATGCGTAATAATCTTTTTTTATTAAGACTTTACATACAGACAGAACTCGGAAAAGTGGCTTATGATGAAAGATTTCATAAAGGAATAAATATCATTCGAGGAGATAACAGTAGTGGAAAATCAACAATAACACATTTTATTTTCTTTGTTTTAGGAGGTGCTTTTGGTGACTTTGTTCCCGAAGCACGTTTATGTTCTTTTGCTATTGCAGAAGTTGAAATGAATAGCGTTATTTTTACTGTAAAACGGGAGCTTATTAAAGATGAAGATGGAAAGATAAATACACAAGCTCCAATGTATTTTTATTGGGGAACAATGGAGGAAAGTTTTTCACCTCCTGAAGGAAAGACTTGGCAAAAATTTGGATACAGAACAACAGATAATATAAGAAGTTTTTCAAATATATTATTTGAACTTCTTGATTTACCAAACGTTAAAGGGGATAGCAATATAACATTTCATCAAATTCTTAGACTTTTATACATCGACCAAGATTCTCCTACGAGTTCTTTATTTTACTATGAACATTTTGACAGTCAACTTACAAGAGAAACAATATCAGACTTATTGTTAGGGGTTTACAGCGAAGATTTGTATGAAAACAAGAAGCGTTTAATAATTGCAGAAAAAGAATTTGAATCAACCAAAAGCGAGATAAAAGCAACATCTAATTTCTTTACCGATGCCTTATCGCTAAACCCAACACACATTGAAACACAAATACAAAATAAAGAGATAGAGATTTCATCAATCCAAGAGGAAATTATTGCAATTCGTACAAAAGAAAAAGAAGCTGACTATAAAGAAGATACAAAATTAGAATTTCAAAAACTAAATGAAGAATCCATAATCCAGAGAAAAATTGTTTCTGAATTAGAAAGTACTATTAATATATTAAATAACGAAATACAAGACTCCGAATTTTTTATAGAAACTTTAAACAAAAAAATAAAAGCATTAAAAAATTCTATTAATACAAGAGAATTTCTAGGACATTTGCCATTAGAATATTGTCCAGAATGTCTATCAAAAATTAAGCCCAGCAATGAATCTGCTTGTAAGCTTTGTAAAGAGCCAATAGATGAATCTTTTGGTGTCGTTCAGGCAAGAAGAATGGAAATTGAAATCGGGTTCCAAATAAACGAGTCTACAAAGCTTTTAGAGCTCAATAAAAGAAGCTTATTAGAGCTAAAATCCAAATATATTGCTGAAATTGGGAAATTACAAGATTTACAGAAACAAGTTAATGACGCATTGAAAGACGTTAAATCCTTTAGTGAAGAAACCATAGATCAGCTAAACAGTAATAAAGGCTTTATTGAGGGGGAAATTTTACAACTTAGAACCATGTTAGAAAATGCAGAATTCTACAATCAGCTTTTACTAAAAAGAGCCAGTCTTCAAAATGAAATAAATTTCTTAAAAAAATATATCTTCCAGACTGAAGCCAAGCAGGAAAAGTTGAAAGAAGAAATTACTAATATCGTCAGAGAAGAAGGTGTTTATTTATTAAACAATGATCTTGACAGACAAGATGAATTTAAAAATGCAAGTGATTTCTTTATCGATTATTCAAACAATCTAGTTTTTCTGTCAAATAAATATTCTAAATATTCTGCCAGTTCTAATTTCTATTTAAAAGTATCTGCTAGATTTGCTCTATTTCTAGCATCATTGAGAGTGCCTCAAATGCGCTACCCAAGATTTATTTTTGCTGATAATATGGAAGATAAAGGTATTGAAATGAAAAGAGCGCAAAATCTTCAACAGTTACTTATTGAGAGGTTGAAAGATTATGATCCATCAACTTATCAAATGATATACACAACATCTTATATTACGGAAGAATTAGAAAACAGTGATTTAGTTGTAGGTGAATATTACTCTAAGTTAAATCCAAGTCTAAAAAATATTCCAAAATAA
- a CDS encoding restriction endonuclease subunit S — MMELDLKNIQWGEFKISSIFQVEKGIYLNAKNIKKGNIPYISAKSTNNGLNSFIGNPYLFKGNKITIEKINLSAYYQPSDFYCSHDVTVISHDKLNRYNAIFVCNMINRQGFKYSYGRQAQMNICKNEIIYLPVNFQGEPDYAFMEKYMKQKEQEKIKKFQDYIAKRIERVKGYKEVELLDKKEWGEFFINELFSNIQRGKRLKKNDHIKGRKPYVSSSAMNNGVDGFINNKEKVRIFKNCLSIANSGSVGSTFYQPFEYVASDHVTKLENPDFNEFVYLFISGLTSRLSEKYSFNREINDKRIQREKILLPIDSKGQPDYGYMENYIKKLEYEKLTKYLKIKQ; from the coding sequence ATGATGGAATTAGATTTGAAAAATATTCAATGGGGTGAGTTTAAAATTAGTTCTATTTTCCAAGTAGAGAAGGGAATTTACTTGAATGCTAAGAACATAAAAAAAGGTAACATTCCCTATATCTCAGCCAAAAGTACCAACAATGGGCTAAACTCTTTTATTGGAAACCCATATTTGTTTAAAGGAAATAAAATAACAATTGAAAAAATCAATTTGTCAGCGTATTATCAGCCTAGTGATTTTTATTGTTCTCATGATGTAACAGTAATTTCTCATGATAAATTAAATAGATATAATGCTATTTTCGTTTGCAATATGATAAATAGACAAGGATTTAAATATTCATATGGGAGACAGGCACAAATGAATATATGTAAAAATGAAATAATTTATCTTCCAGTAAATTTTCAAGGCGAACCCGATTATGCTTTTATGGAGAAGTATATGAAGCAGAAAGAGCAAGAAAAAATTAAAAAATTCCAAGATTATATTGCTAAAAGAATAGAACGAGTAAAAGGTTATAAGGAAGTAGAGTTACTTGATAAAAAAGAATGGGGAGAATTTTTTATAAATGAATTGTTTTCAAATATTCAAAGAGGTAAACGCTTAAAAAAAAATGATCATATAAAAGGAAGAAAACCTTATGTATCTTCTTCAGCCATGAATAATGGAGTTGATGGCTTTATAAATAATAAAGAAAAAGTAAGAATTTTTAAAAATTGTCTTTCAATTGCAAATAGTGGTAGTGTTGGTTCAACTTTTTACCAGCCGTTTGAGTATGTAGCGAGTGATCATGTTACCAAATTAGAAAATCCAGATTTTAATGAATTTGTTTATCTTTTTATATCAGGTCTAACTTCAAGATTGTCTGAGAAATATAGTTTTAACCGTGAAATAAATGATAAAAGAATACAGAGAGAAAAAATTCTTTTACCTATTGATTCCAAAGGACAGCCTGATTATGGATATATGGAAAACTACATCAAAAAATTAGAATATGAAAAACTCACAAAATATTTGAAAATAAAACAATAA
- a CDS encoding HsdM family class I SAM-dependent methyltransferase, which produces MTNEKKTDIFISRLLENAEIQYTPNGSDIKEVQDALKTASKKGTGKIGFPEFVAISNDFILVIENKSNIEKQALYEDDVQQILSTDKKAITNYAENGALHYAKEIVAKTNFKKIFAFGCSGDEKHHIIRPLYVDEYGCKLLEKIENFENFKESKIEQFYREQVLGETPPKVLETEELIKKASDLHEALRNYGQLGDKEKPLVVSAILLALADVNNFKSQQLTGDNIDTDGNKIYRSIETYMKKVNVKPEEKKQTVLNQFIIIKDRTLLNQIDDRLAKTPLKYFTEFIETNILHSIKANKKGDVLGSFYGEFMKYSGGDGQSLGVVLTPDSITELFCDLAELKITDRVFDPCCGTASFLVEAMHRMVNLSDNEQQKIEIKSNQLHGIEIREDMFSIATTNMILRDDGKSNLTNENFLKKTTKELRKKNYTVGFINPPYSQAKGKDTAHLSEIHFIEHLLESLSNNAICIAIVPQSTMVGKTNEDKKIKKRILEKHTLKGVITLNKQTFYRIGVNPCIAVFTAHKPHDVAARCKFINYEDDGYIISKHIGLTKTVRNEERKQLLLDCWFDKKDTESKFMVKTTIEPDDEWLHSFYYFNDEIPKEEDFEKTIADYLTFEFNMIMQDREYLFEND; this is translated from the coding sequence ATGACTAACGAAAAGAAAACTGATATATTTATAAGTAGACTTCTTGAAAACGCTGAAATCCAATATACTCCAAATGGAAGCGACATTAAAGAAGTTCAAGATGCATTAAAAACAGCATCTAAAAAAGGGACAGGTAAAATTGGTTTTCCTGAATTTGTTGCTATTTCTAACGACTTTATTTTAGTAATTGAGAATAAATCCAATATAGAAAAACAAGCATTATATGAAGATGATGTCCAACAAATACTCTCTACTGATAAAAAAGCAATAACCAATTATGCCGAAAATGGTGCTTTGCATTATGCTAAAGAAATAGTTGCCAAAACTAATTTCAAAAAAATATTTGCTTTCGGTTGTTCTGGTGATGAAAAACACCATATTATTCGACCTTTATATGTAGATGAATATGGGTGTAAATTATTAGAAAAAATTGAAAATTTTGAAAACTTCAAAGAAAGTAAAATTGAACAATTTTATAGGGAACAAGTTTTGGGAGAAACACCTCCCAAAGTACTAGAAACTGAAGAGTTAATAAAAAAAGCTTCTGATCTTCATGAAGCATTACGAAACTATGGACAGTTAGGAGATAAAGAAAAACCTTTAGTAGTTTCTGCGATTTTATTGGCTCTTGCAGATGTTAATAATTTTAAATCACAACAATTAACAGGTGACAATATAGATACAGATGGTAATAAAATTTATCGCAGTATTGAAACCTATATGAAAAAAGTAAATGTAAAGCCTGAAGAAAAAAAACAAACGGTACTTAATCAATTTATCATTATAAAAGACAGAACATTACTTAATCAAATAGATGATAGACTTGCAAAAACACCATTAAAATATTTTACTGAATTTATAGAAACCAATATTTTACATTCCATAAAAGCCAATAAAAAAGGTGATGTACTAGGTAGTTTCTATGGAGAATTTATGAAATATAGTGGTGGAGATGGTCAGAGTTTAGGTGTAGTTCTTACTCCTGATTCTATTACTGAACTATTTTGCGATTTAGCCGAATTAAAAATTACTGATAGAGTTTTTGACCCTTGTTGTGGTACAGCTTCTTTCCTTGTGGAAGCCATGCATCGTATGGTAAATTTAAGCGATAATGAACAGCAAAAAATAGAAATAAAATCTAATCAATTACATGGTATAGAAATACGAGAAGATATGTTCTCTATTGCTACCACCAACATGATTTTAAGAGACGATGGAAAAAGTAATTTAACTAATGAAAATTTCTTAAAAAAAACTACGAAAGAATTAAGAAAGAAAAACTATACTGTAGGTTTTATCAATCCTCCTTATTCGCAAGCTAAAGGTAAAGATACGGCTCATTTATCTGAAATTCATTTTATAGAACATTTACTAGAAAGTCTATCAAATAATGCTATTTGTATTGCTATTGTGCCACAAAGTACCATGGTAGGTAAAACCAACGAAGATAAAAAAATAAAAAAAAGAATTTTAGAAAAACATACTTTAAAAGGTGTAATTACACTCAATAAACAAACATTTTACAGAATAGGAGTAAATCCTTGTATTGCTGTGTTTACTGCACACAAACCACATGATGTGGCAGCTCGATGTAAGTTCATCAATTATGAAGACGATGGCTACATCATTAGTAAACACATAGGACTTACAAAAACAGTCCGTAATGAAGAAAGAAAACAATTGTTATTAGATTGCTGGTTTGATAAGAAGGATACAGAATCTAAATTTATGGTAAAAACAACCATTGAGCCAGATGACGAATGGTTGCATTCTTTCTACTATTTTAATGATGAAATTCCGAAAGAAGAAGATTTTGAAAAAACAATTGCTGATTATCTCACATTTGAGTTTAATATGATTATGCAGGACAGGGAATATTTATTTGAAAATGATTAG
- a CDS encoding antirestriction protein ArdA translates to MAKLTNCLDTFSIYVGTYKKYNESSIYGEWLNLSDYSNYDELLQAMQELHQNEQDPEFMFQDYECSQFFIRQKLISECHISANIYKIAEEINNSDYDFEVIEAYAECMSYYYKDVSDLLDSLSDSYYGEYDSDEDFAQTTLEQDGSIPENLPSYIYIDWEATARHLMYDYMSSNGYYFRN, encoded by the coding sequence ATGGCAAAGTTAACAAATTGTCTTGATACTTTCAGTATCTATGTCGGAACCTACAAAAAGTACAATGAAAGTTCAATCTATGGTGAATGGTTAAACCTTTCAGATTATTCAAATTATGACGAGCTTTTACAGGCTATGCAGGAACTACACCAAAACGAGCAAGACCCTGAATTTATGTTTCAGGACTATGAATGTAGTCAATTCTTTATCAGGCAAAAGCTAATCAGTGAATGCCACATTTCAGCAAACATTTATAAGATAGCTGAAGAGATCAACAATTCAGATTATGATTTCGAGGTTATAGAGGCCTATGCAGAGTGCATGAGTTACTATTATAAGGACGTAAGCGACCTATTAGATAGTCTTTCAGATTCTTATTATGGCGAGTACGATTCAGATGAGGATTTTGCCCAGACTACTTTAGAACAGGACGGCTCAATCCCTGAAAATCTGCCCTCTTACATTTACATTGATTGGGAAGCAACCGCCAGACATTTGATGTATGATTATATGAGTTCTAATGGATATTATTTCAGAAACTAA
- a CDS encoding recombinase family protein: MKARYIRVSTGAQNTARQEERQAKGEKIFTDIVSGSTSFKDRKQGKELIRAIENNVINYVSVSSIDRLGRNLYDILTTLEFFKEKGVILKVDNLGIESLIKGKENQAFKLIISVMANIAEMERETILERQREGIALAKAKGIYKGREKGSTESIEDFLFKYKEVIKNLKKGNSIRDTAKICSVSIGTVQKVKNNI, translated from the coding sequence ATGAAAGCAAGATATATTAGAGTTTCCACAGGAGCGCAGAACACCGCAAGACAGGAGGAACGACAAGCAAAGGGCGAAAAGATATTTACTGATATTGTCAGCGGTTCTACCTCGTTTAAAGATAGAAAGCAGGGAAAGGAACTGATAAGAGCAATTGAAAATAATGTGATTAATTACGTTTCTGTCAGTTCTATTGATAGGTTAGGACGTAATCTCTATGACATATTAACAACTCTGGAGTTTTTCAAAGAAAAGGGTGTTATTCTCAAAGTAGATAATCTTGGAATAGAAAGCCTAATCAAAGGGAAAGAAAACCAAGCGTTTAAACTTATTATTTCTGTTATGGCTAACATTGCAGAAATGGAGAGAGAAACTATTTTAGAGCGTCAACGAGAGGGAATTGCACTTGCAAAGGCTAAGGGAATCTATAAAGGGCGTGAAAAAGGTTCTACGGAAAGCATTGAAGATTTCCTTTTCAAGTACAAAGAGGTAATTAAAAACCTAAAGAAAGGAAATTCTATCAGGGACACGGCTAAAATTTGTTCGGTCAGTATTGGAACGGTTCAGAAAGTGAAAAATAATATCTGA
- a CDS encoding O-acetyl-ADP-ribose deacetylase, translated as MIQVIKGDITKIEVEAIVNAANTSLLGGGGVDGAIHRMGGKSILEECQKIRSKQGGCKVGEAVITTAGKLPAKFVIHTVGPVWNKGGNNEEHLLYSAYSNCLKLAILNNITSISFPNISTGIYKFPKEKAAKIAIKAITDFVEINHNAIKRIIFVCFDDENYTIYSNLLNIEK; from the coding sequence ATGATTCAGGTCATAAAAGGAGATATTACAAAAATAGAAGTTGAGGCAATTGTAAATGCAGCCAACACATCATTACTTGGAGGAGGAGGAGTTGATGGGGCAATACATAGAATGGGAGGAAAGTCAATTCTTGAAGAGTGTCAAAAAATACGGAGTAAACAAGGTGGTTGTAAAGTTGGAGAAGCAGTTATAACAACAGCAGGAAAATTACCTGCGAAATTTGTTATTCACACAGTAGGACCTGTTTGGAATAAGGGAGGAAATAATGAAGAACATTTATTATACTCTGCATATTCTAATTGCTTAAAACTTGCAATTCTAAATAATATTACATCTATTTCATTTCCCAATATTAGTACGGGAATTTACAAGTTTCCAAAAGAAAAGGCTGCGAAAATAGCGATTAAAGCTATAACTGATTTTGTCGAAATTAATCATAATGCCATAAAAAGAATAATTTTTGTATGCTTTGATGATGAAAATTATACAATATATTCTAATCTTTTAAATATAGAAAAATAA
- a CDS encoding tyrosine-type recombinase/integrase: MAQYNNETGSVNFRLKEPKAEISRIMGRYSFKGLQADFSTGLKVVPSSWDSETKTVTSGTDKREINQKLSKFKTSIVDGHKNFNEHYNRVPTKEELKTIVDNAVEGKELNTVQKNKKSFDDVFQDFTKLIELKNTRAVASGQKPMHKTYISSFNVMYKDLKDFATNNSIFLDIDKFDETQCLEFQNWLIATERVKELSTLRTRIKRLSQVLKRAFEKAYTQNRSYLQDEFSVKVPPSFHTVLTEPEIKILYEHDFSNSPRLERVRDLFVLGCHCSLRFGDITRIESGHIDIASGTLSILLNKGSRIDKYKTVNFPIFGYAGEILSKYDNNIKSIAISNQNTNEYLKELFREIPYFNEKVITRERPTNEGVVFETINFADRVAFHDSRRSFCTNRYIEGWDLLEIWQYTGHTDESVFKTYFKPTFEHEQVRQESIKTRNEKLQKVDLQAKQIEDLKTQMEKMKELIESGNMEQLAEIININKNAS, encoded by the coding sequence ATGGCACAGTATAACAACGAAACAGGAAGCGTAAATTTCAGGCTGAAAGAACCAAAAGCAGAAATCTCCCGAATAATGGGTAGATATTCGTTCAAAGGTTTGCAGGCGGATTTTTCGACAGGTTTAAAAGTTGTTCCCAGCAGTTGGGATAGCGAGACTAAAACAGTGACTTCGGGAACAGATAAAAGAGAAATCAACCAAAAGTTAAGTAAATTCAAAACTTCCATTGTGGATGGTCATAAAAATTTCAATGAACATTACAATCGTGTGCCGACAAAAGAAGAACTAAAGACAATTGTTGATAATGCAGTAGAGGGGAAAGAACTCAACACGGTACAAAAGAATAAGAAATCTTTTGATGATGTTTTTCAGGACTTCACGAAATTAATTGAGCTAAAAAATACCCGTGCCGTTGCATCAGGACAAAAGCCAATGCATAAAACCTATATATCATCTTTTAACGTGATGTATAAAGATTTAAAAGATTTTGCTACTAATAACAGTATCTTTTTAGATATTGATAAATTTGATGAAACACAGTGTTTAGAGTTTCAAAATTGGCTTATTGCTACGGAAAGAGTTAAAGAGCTAAGTACACTCAGAACACGGATCAAAAGACTGTCACAGGTACTAAAACGTGCATTTGAAAAGGCTTACACGCAAAACAGAAGTTATTTGCAAGACGAATTTAGTGTTAAAGTTCCGCCAAGTTTCCACACGGTGCTTACTGAACCTGAAATCAAAATATTGTATGAACATGATTTTTCTAATTCTCCGAGATTGGAGAGAGTTAGAGATTTGTTTGTTCTTGGCTGTCATTGCTCACTAAGGTTCGGAGATATAACCAGAATTGAAAGCGGACATATCGACATAGCTTCAGGCACTCTAAGCATATTGTTAAATAAAGGTTCACGAATTGATAAATACAAAACGGTCAATTTTCCAATCTTTGGCTATGCAGGAGAGATTTTGAGTAAATATGACAATAATATTAAAAGCATTGCTATATCTAACCAAAACACTAATGAGTACCTGAAAGAACTGTTTAGAGAGATTCCGTATTTCAATGAAAAGGTAATCACCCGTGAAAGACCAACCAACGAGGGAGTTGTATTTGAAACAATCAATTTCGCTGATAGGGTGGCTTTTCATGATTCTAGGAGAAGTTTTTGTACTAACAGATATATTGAGGGGTGGGATTTATTAGAGATATGGCAGTACACGGGTCACACAGACGAATCTGTTTTCAAAACTTATTTCAAACCGACCTTTGAACATGAGCAGGTGAGACAGGAAAGTATCAAGACGAGAAATGAAAAGCTTCAAAAGGTTGATTTACAGGCAAAACAGATTGAGGATCTTAAAACCCAAATGGAAAAAATGAAAGAACTTATTGAAAGTGGAAACATGGAGCAGTTAGCTGAAATCATTAATATTAATAAAAATGCTTCTTAA